The proteins below come from a single Tachypleus tridentatus isolate NWPU-2018 chromosome 13, ASM421037v1, whole genome shotgun sequence genomic window:
- the LOC143240055 gene encoding uncharacterized protein LOC143240055, translating to MGTSEVDQTAQPRRMVSYPLTVCTVIMLVKTSVACPNTCFCDENFLYVRCMGDGVLRVPLDIPKMVIRLELRKYIIPSLSSRNLEGLVQLKDLKLQQTQIRDINKETFLNLGTLEHLDLNQNLLYILKKGTFDGLLALRYLDISSNLLVSLDEAFRNLSSIEMLNLGNNQIPQLTVKSLTGLQNLRYLNLELNNISTIQMGAFQYLKNLVHLTLSNNPLNTLTRLDFFGFRLQYIDISNTGIHHVPQSLTRFVRDLRLAKNNITYIRRGDLESYQYLGLLVLDDNNILEIENDAFGRLEFLNKLWLNGNKLKSIPINLPPCLQLLYMENNNLNELPSFGFQGLVNLEHLYLQKNIIEHLHKCAFCDLFNLKSLDLQANKIKNLTLGIFEKLAQLETLNLSQNKINMIGPQCFAGLENLKTLQISHISSIIYFDELAFDTLKNLIKLELYDSSHLSHHLLRSTRVLHALCNVKELNIMHNNLTSLRSDFPSFFPNLEIIKMSGNKWQCNQSILWLQKWITTSHIQFYQKYDIHCYSPLQLQFKPVMLLTEKDLTNVMNETSSKMEKKNDNKEENHVQLYVTVTQSPLTTNKSSGMFVPVYSTQPSGKVNRIQSRIWMKSNKSNLPSNLEAQINITEIKSYNETLNSQYIPSSGSINNVKLSIKSPEKHDIHNMDANTTIAQTINTSSKIIQANNLTDGTESIVSSHSVSNTSALLAVSLSSTNFSLQIYNTTQSFYNYIAKHEQTSSHEKQYNSSIFSAHVQIPKIYSNPKIALKISFSIAGGCILVILGFVALVSTKRYWKLSFNDKQCQVQRNSITYSPQKDEISILTVTENEAKPVIQNNGPNHELGNKLYDIVMDTDKYQDPATAVSPYLQFQELVPQILDENEHNLA from the coding sequence ATGGGTACATCAGAAGTAGACCAAACTGCACAACCTAGAAGGATGGTATCATATCCATTAACAGTGTGTACTGTTATAATGTTGGTGAAGACTTCAGTAGCATGTCCAAATACCTGTTTTTGTGATGAAAATTTCCTGTATGTTCGTTGTATGGGTGATGGGGTATTGCGAGTGCCACTTGACATACCAAAAATGGTGATTCGGCTTGAGCTACGGAAATATATAATCCCATCCCTGTCTTCTCGAAACCTAGAAGGTCTGGTACAATTAAAAGACCTCAAACTACAGCAAACACAGATCAGagatattaataaagaaacttttttgAATCTTGGCACACTAGAACATTTAGATTTAAATCAAAatctactttatattttaaaaaagggaACTTTTGATGGTTTATTAGCTTTGCGTTATTTGGATATTTCATCTAATCTTCTTGTCTCTCTTGATGAGGCTTTTAGAAACTTGTCTTCTATAGAAATGCTGAACCTTGGTAACAACCAAATTCCTCAACTTACAGTAAAGAGTTTAACAGGTCTACAGAATCTTCGATATTTAAACTTAGAACTAAATAATATCTCTACAATTCAAATGGGAGCtttccaatatttaaaaaatttagttCACTTAACTTTAAGCAACAATCCCCTTAATACTTTAACTCGCTTGGATTTTTTTGGCTTTAGACTTCAATATATTGATATTTCAAACACTGGCATACATCACGTGCCCCAAAGCTTAACAAGATTTGTTAGAGACTTAAGATTggctaaaaataatataacatacatCAGAAGAGGAGATTTAGAAAGTTACCAATATCTTGGGCTTCTTGTCCTAGATGACAACAACAtattagaaattgaaaatgaTGCATTTGGAAGGCTTGAGTTTTTGAATAAGCTTTGGTTAAATGGTAATAAATTGAAGTCAATACCAATTAACTTACCACCCTGTTTGCAACTGCTTTACATGGAAAATAATAATCTCAATGAACTTCCATCTTTCGGTTTCCAGGGGCTGGTCAATTTGGAGCATTTGTATCTTCAGAAAAATATAATCGAACACCTACACAAATGTGCCTTCTGTGATCTCTTTAATTTGAAAAGCTTGGACCTTCAAGCTAACAAGATAAAGAATTTGACACTTGGTATTTTTGAAAAACTTGCCCAACTTGAAACTTTGAATCTATCACAGAATAAGATTAATATGATTGGACCACAATGCTTTGCTGGATTGGAGAATCTCAAAACTCTCCAAATTTCCCATATTTCTTCCATTATCTACTTCGATGAATTAGCTTTTGACACACTGAAGAATTTGATCAAATTGGAACTGTATGACAGCTCTCATTTATCTCACCATCTGCTTAGATCTACTAGAGTCCTTCATGCCCTATGTAATGTTAAGGAACTAAATATCATGCACAATAACCTAACCAGTCTGAGATCTGACTTTCCATCATTCTTCCCTAACTTAGAAATTATCAAAATGAGTGGTAACAAATGGCAATGTAATCAGTCTATTTTGTGGTTACAGAAATGGATCACTACCTCGCACATCCAGTTTTATCAGAAGTATGATATTCACTGTTATTCTCCCCTTCAGCTTCAGTTTAAGCCAGTTATGCTTCTAACAGAAAAAGACCTCACAAATGTAATGAATGAGACCTCTTctaaaatggagaaaaaaaatgataataaggAGGAAAATCATGTGCAATTATATGTCACAGTAACACAATCCCCATTAaccacaaacaaatcttcaggaATGTTTGTACCAGTGTATAGTACACAACCATCAGGCAAGGTGAACAGAATTCAATCTAGAATTTGGATGAAATCTAATAAATCAAACCTACCAAGCAATCTAGAAGCACAAATAAACATCACAGAAATAAAATCTTACAATGAAACTCTTAACTCACAATACATTCCATCTTCAGGCAGCATTAACAATGTGAAATTGTCAATAAAGTCACCTGAAAAACATGATATTCATAACATGGATGCTAATACAACAATTGCTCAAACAATAAATACCAGTTCAAAGATAATTCAAGCTAACAATCTTACAGATGGAACAGAAAGTATTGTAAGTTCACATAGTGTAAGTAACACATCTGCATTACTTGCAGTAAGTTTAAGTTCAACCAACTTTTCACTACAAATTTACAACACAACtcaaagtttttataattatatagcaAAGCATGAACAAACTTCATCTCATGAGAAACAGTACAATTCCTCAATTTTTAGTGCTCATGTACAGATCCCCAAAATATATAGTAATCcaaaaatagctttaaaaatatcattttcaatAGCTGGAGGTTGCATTCTTGTAATTTTAGGATTTGTAGCATTAGTTTCTACAAAGCGGTACTGGAAGTTATCTTTTAATGACAAGCAGTGTCAAGTTCAAAGAAACAGCATTACATACAGTCCACAGAAAGACGAGATTTCTATTCTCACAGTAACTGAAAATGAAGCAAAACCAGTCATACAAAATAATGGCCCCAATCATGAATTGGGAAACAAACTGTATGATATTGTGATGGACACTGATAAGTATCAAGATCCAGCAACAGCAGTTTCTCCATATCTTCAGTTTCAAGAGTTAGTTCCTCAGATTTTAGATGAAAATGAACATAATCTCGCCTGA